The DNA segment GTGCTGGAGGATTACGATGATAGTGAGGCATTGGCGAAGTTTGATGTTTTCGTGAATGCATATACGCTGAGGAACGAGTGGAAGATGGACCCGGCGAGAATGGATCGGCTTAACGAAAAATATGGGCCGGTGGAGATCGGGTCGGAAGACGGTGAGCGGCTGAGTCTGAACTGGGAGCACCCGGATGCGCACGCGATCTACTGGGCGGAGCTTGGGCTTGAAAAGGCAGGTACTCCTGGTGAGCTTTCGATAGATGAAAAGAATACGGACCGTATTGTATTTCACAGTCTGCAGAATCTTTTCCGTAACGGCAAGATATTCATGTATTCCGTTCCGGAGGGGCCTGCGAGTATTTTTACGCGGCCGGATATGAGGATGTTTGACACGTGTAATCGTGTCTGGCAGGAAAAGATACTGAAGTACGAAGAGCTCGAGGGTAAGCCTCGCGGTCTCGATACGGGACATAAGAACTTTTTGGTGAACGCTGTAGTTTCCTTCTATCATATGGGACACAAGGCGAAGGCATTGAAGATCCATCGTGAGCTGAACAGGCTTTATCCGCGGGAAGAGCATCGTCAGCCGCTGGATATTTTCGTCAGGAAACAGCTCGTCGAGACAGTCAAGAGCTACAGTATCAAGGACATACATGAGATGCTCATGGGGTCGCTGCGTGAGGCGTATTTCCGATACGCGGTCGGTGATGATGACGAAGCTTACAAGAACGAAAAGTGGGCGAAAGATATTTACGGCATATTCGCGAAAGAATTCCATACTGAGGAAGTGGATCGGGTAACGCTTCCGCCGTTCGAGAAGATACGTTATCTGGCGTTTCTGGATTTCCTCAATGATCCCGGGTATCCGGAGTATATGCGTGAGAGTTTGCTGAATCGCGTGAAACTGGAGCGGCCGGAACTGTTTGAAAAGCTGAGTGATCAGCATGAGGACTTCATCAAGGAGCTTCAGCAGCAGGAGGAGGCCGGCGCTGCTAGTTAGCTGCCGCGCTTTTTGGCTTAGCGGCAGCAGTTTTTGCGAAATTTTACTTGTTCGCAAGAAGCCTTTGACATTATCGGCCCGTTCATTTCTAATGTGCAGTCCACGAAGATGCCGTTCACGGATTCGTAACGGCTGAATGTTTCACAGGTTTTTGAATGGATTGCATGAATGACCCGACAAGCTTTCACTACCGATCAATTAACGGAATCTCAGAGAAGAGCGGTATTTCACAAGGACGGCCCGTTGCTGGTAATTGCGGGGCCTGGCAGCGGCAAGACTCGCGTGATCACAAGCCGGATCGCTGCACTTATCGATGCGGGTGTACGGCCGTGGAATATCTGTGCGATAACATTTACCAATAAAGCCGCTGAGGAAATGCGAGAGCGTCTCGCGGCAGGGGGCGGGGGTGAGGGTGTGCATACCAGCACGTTCCACTCGCTGTGTGTTCGTCTGCTTAGAATGTACGCTGATGCGGCAGGTATCAGCAATAACTTCAGCATTTACGATACCGACGATCAGCGGCGGTGCGTTAAAGAAGCGATCAAGAACAGCAACATAGACAGCAAAACATTCACTCCTGCGAAGGTTCTCTCTGCGATCTCCAATTTTAAGAACGATCTCGAAACGCCCGAGCAGATACTGGAACGAGCGGACGAGTTTTACCTCAAGACTGCTGGGAGGGTGTATGAGCAGTATCAGAAGCTGCTGAAAAAGAACAATGCGCTGGATTTTGACGATCTGCTGATCAATACCGCATTTCTGCTTCGCGACAATCCTGATATTCGGCAGGCGCTGGGCAATCGCTATCAGTATCTGCTGGTTGACGAGTACCAGGATACCAACCACGCACAGTATCAGATCGCGAAGGGGCTTGCGCTGGAGCACCGCAATATCTGCGTTACGGGTGATCCGGATCAGTCCATCTATAAGTGGCGCGGGGCCGACATTCAGAACATTCTGATGTTCGAGAAGGACTGGCCCGATGCGGTAGTGGTCAAGCTCGAAGAGAACTTCCGCAGCACGCCAAACATTCTGGAGATGGCGGACGTTCTCATTGCGAACAATACCCAGCGTAAGGAGAAACGGCTGGTTGCGACGCATGACCGGGGTGCGGATGCGGAGATTGAATGTTACGGCGACGGTCTTGAAGAATCCGTTGAAGTTGCGGGTAAGATCCAGGCTCTTATCGAGGAGGGGGCGGACCCCAACGAGATAGCTGTGTTCTATCGTGTCAATTCTATGAGCCGAACGGTTGAAGAAGCGTTCGTTCGTCAGCAGATACCGTACCAGGTTGTCAGGGGTGTGGAGTTTTATGCCCGCAAAGAGATCCGCGATATGCTGAGCTATATGAAGGTGATCGCGAATCCTTCTGATGACATGGCGTTGCTGAGGGCGGTAGGTACGCATTCACGTGGTATCGGCAAGATGACGCTTTCGCGGGTTCAGCATTATGCGAGCCAGTACGGCATCACGATGTTCAACGCGATGAATCAGGCGGATGCGATCGATACTATCACGCCTCGGACGCAGACCAAGGTGAAGGCCTTTGCTGCGATGATCGAAAAGTGGCGGGCCGATGCGGATGGGCCGGTCGCGCCTTTGATGGAGCGTGTTTTTGACGAGAGCGGTTTGCTGGACAGTCTGCGAGCCGGCGGTGAGGATGAAGAAAGCGCGATCGAGAACATCGATGAGCTTATCAATTCCGCCTCACGTTATGATGAGATGACCGAGGAGCCGTCTCTTATCGATTATCTTCAGTCGATAGCACTTTACAGCGATACCGATGCTTACGATGCAGAGGCGGGGCGTGTGTCATTGATGACGCTGCACGCAGCCAAGGGGCTGGAGTTCGACAACGTGTTTATCATAGGGCTTGAAGAGGGTTTGCTGCCTCACGAACGCAGCCTGGTTGGCGGTGAAGAGGAACTTGAAGAAGAGAGGCGTCTTTTCTTCGTGGGTATTACGCGGGCCAGGAAGGTTCTGCATATAAGCCATGCCCGCTACCGGACGATGCGGGGACAGCATTTGAGGACCACTCCTTCGAAATTCCTGTACGAGATAGGCTATACACCCAAGGAAGAGCAGTTCGAGAGCTATACCTATGACACGGAATTCTCGCAGGTGGCTCCTTCGGGGTTCGGTTCCAAGATCGAGAAGAAGGAAGCTCCGTTCAGAACGGGTGAGCTGGTGGAGCACAGGAAATTCGGAACGGGGCGGGTGAAAGAATTTCAGGACATGGGTGACAACAGTATTATTGTGGTTCGCTTTCAGTCGGGGCAGGTGAAGACGTTGATGCTCAAATATGCGAACCTGACCAAGCTGAGCGGCTGATTTCATACAAAACAGCAAGTTCATAACGATGCGGCACTTTTTGAGGAGCAAGGTATGAGGAAATTGTATTGGTTGCATACGTTCGTCGTTCTGGTGGTCCTGTTCAGTGTTTCGAATGCGTTTGCTGTGGAGCCGTCTGAAAGCAGTGGCTGGCCCAATCTTGCTGAGGTCCGATCCAACAGAGCTGAACGGATGGAATGGTGGCGTGATGCTCGTTTCGGCATGTTCATTCATTTCGGCCTTTACTCTGTGCCCGCAGGTGAGTGGAACGGTCAGCAGTACGGCGGTTACAGTGAATGGCTGCCTCAGGGTATACCGACTGCGCAGTGGGAGAAGCTGACCGATCGGTTCAATCCAACTGATTTCGACGCTGATGAGTGGGTGCTGCTTGCAAAACAGGCGGGCATGAAGTATATCGTGATTACCACAAAGCATCACGAGGGCTTTGCGCTGTGGGATTCTAAAGCGAGCGATTATGATGTGCAGGCGACGCCGTTTAAGCGTGATATTATGAAAGAACTGGCCGAGGCATGTCGGCGTCATGATATGAAGCTGGGGTGGTATCATTCTGTGCTTGACTGGCATCATCCTGACTATCTGCCCCGCCGGGCCGTTGACAAGCGTTCAACGGATGATGCGGATTATGATCGATATATTAGCTATATGAAGGCGCAATTGCGCGAGCTTTTGACGAACTATGGAGACATAGCGGTTCTGTGGTTTGACGGGGGATGGGATCATGGGCCACGTCAGCACCGGGCGTGGGAGATTTGTGACATGGCCTACGAGCTGCAGCCTGATATTATAATCAATGATCGCATAGGTCTGCCGATGGATTACGATACTCCCGAGCAGAGGATCCCACGCGGTGCTTCTGACAGGCCCTGGGAAACGTGCATGACGATTACAAGCTCCTGGGGATATAACAAGGGCGCCAGGGACTGGAAAGACGCGAAGGCGTTGATCCGAAACCTGGTGGATATTGCGTCAAAAGGCGGGAACTATCTGCTTAATGTAGGGCCGACGGGTGAAGGCGTTATACCGCCGCAAAGTGCGGACAGGCTGCGGGAAATAGGTGAATGGCTGGAGATCAATGGTCGATCGATCTATGGTACGAAGGGCAGCATCTTCAGATCAACGGATTCGACCAGGTGGGGCAGATGCACTACGAGGATGACCGGGGACGGAACGACACTGGTTTACCTGCATGTATTCGATTGGCCGTCGGGTTCGAGCCTGTCGATTCCTGAGCTGGGCAACCTGCCGGACGAGGCATACCTGCTGGCGGACCGTGATGCGAAGCTTACTGCCAGGAAAGCCGGTAAAGGTATAAGCATTGACTTGGCGGAAGTGGAGTCGGCAGTTAATTCTGTGGATACAGTGGTAGTGCTTGAATATGCCGAACAAAAGCCCGTAACATTCCATCCTCCGCGGATCGAGTCGGTTTCGGAAATGTTCATTGACGATCTTACTCTGAAGCTGAGCAGCGAGCCGGGACTGCAGATCAGATACACGCTTGACGGCAGCGATGTCACATCCCAAAGCAAGTTGTATGTGGAGCCTTTTGCAATAAGCACTTCAATAACTGTCAAGGCGGCATCCTTCTATGGTGACCACCTCGTTTGCGAGCAGGTGGAAAAAGAATTCGAGAAGGTCAAGCCCGCAGAGGCCGTTAAGCTGGAACAAGCTCGACCTGGCCTTGAATACAAGTATTACGAGTATGACGGCGAGGTTAAAACTTTGTCGGATATTGACAGGGACAATACGACTGGGTTTGGGGTTACAACTCAGGTAGACCTCGAGAGGAGAAAGCGTCAGGAAGAATTCGCAATGATTTTTGAAGGATACATATCCGTGCCAGCGACTGATGTGTATGATTTCGAACTTATCAGTGACGACGGCAGCAGACTGACCGTTGCGGGCCGGGAGGTTGTAGACAACGACGGTTTGCACTCCAGAGAGGCCAAACACGGCAGCATAGCTCTTGAGAAGGGCCTGCAGAGGGTCAGAGTTGAATATTTCAACGGATTGGGAGGGGCCGAACTAGAGCTGCGAAGTGGTTCGGCCGGCAAGAAGGCTGATAAGGTGTCCGGCGATCGGTTGTTCCATTAAAATTTACTTGGCGAGAATTCGGTTCGTATCGCTGAGGACAAAATCTGCCAGAAAATACTTGCCAAATTGCGGGCTGGTAATACACTGAAATGTTCGGACGGATCGCCTGAAGGCGGATGACAATTGCTAACACAGGTCTAACAAAAGGAGTTTGCTCGTGGGAAAACCCAGAGTTCAGTTATACTATAAGAATGTGACTGCGGATATCATCGGACGCAAACACGGTATCAATGCGGAGCAGTTTCAGGAGCTCGCCAACCAGACCAAGCCGGTCATTTCTGAACTCAATCAGATGCGCGAGTCCGGTCAGGTCGCATACAGGGACCTGCCTTACAATGAAGATTATCCGCGTCAGGTCAAGGAGATCGCGGGGGAGCTGGAAGGCAAGTACGAGAATTTCGTCGTACTCGGTATTGGCGGGTCCGCTCTTGGAAACATAGCGTTGCAGACCGCGTTGAATCCATATATGTATAACCTGGACGAGAAGCAGCGAGCAGGGCGTCCGCGTCTTTTCGTGTTTGACAATGTTGATCCCGCCCAACTGGCGAGTTTTCTGAACTGGGTCGACGATAAGCTCGATAAGACGGTATTCAACGTGATCAGCAAATCCGGCCGAACGGCTGAGACTGCTGCACAATTTTTGACCATACGCAATGTACTGCTGGAAAAGCTCGGTGAAAAGGGCTATCGTGAGCAGGTTGTTGCTACGACTGATTCGAAACAGGGTACGATGCGGACGATCACCGATGACGCTGGCTTTAAGAGCCTTGAGGTGCCGGATGGTGTTGGCGGCAGGTGGAGCGTGCTGAGTCCGGTTGGTCTGCTGAGTGCGGCTGTGTGCGGAATCGATATCGATGAACTGCTCGAAGGGGCACGCTCGATGGACGAGAGGGTCAAGACCGAAGATTTCTTCAAGAATCCAGCAGCGATAAATGCGGCAGTTAACTGGAACTATTACAATTGCGGCAAGCGGATATCGGTTATGATGCCTTATTCGTATAATCTCAAGGACATGTCTGACTGGTACAGACAGCTTTGGGCCGAGAGTCTGGGTAAGAGCAAGGATCTGCGGGGGCATGATATATTCGTGGGTCCGACACCGGTTAAGGCTCTGGGGACGACTGACCAGCACAGCCAGGTTCAGCTATACCGTGAGGGGCCTAACGACAAACTGTTCACATTCCTGCAGGTTAACGAGTTTGAAAACGATATAACTATCGGCGGTAATCCGGACTGTGCTCCGGAGCTGGGTTATCTGGGCGGGGCGAAAATGTCCAAGCTGCTCAACAGTGAGAAGATTGCGACTGAGTATGCTTTGCTCAAGGATAAGCGTCCGTGTATGACGGTAATGTTTGACAAGATCGATGCTCATGCGGTTGGTGAGTTTATTTATCTGTTTGAAGTGACCACGTCGCTTGCTGGTCTGCTTTTTGGTATCGATGCTTACGATCAGCCGGCAGTTGAGCTGGGCAAAGAGGCAACTTTCGCTTTGATGGGTCGTGAAGGCTTTACGGATATGGCGAAGGATATCAGCCCTGTTGCCGAGATCGATGACAGTTTTCTGATATGATGACAATTTCCGGGATGACATGATTTCGCCCGGCGTAATGCTCACATTCTGTTGAAGAGGTCCATGCAATGGATTACGCTGTAATAATGGCAGGAGGTACTGGGAAGCGGTTGTGGCCGTTGAGCCGTAAGTCGCGTCCGAAGCAGGTTCTGAAGCTTATCGAGGGCAATACGCTGCTCCGTCGATGTTACGACAGGCTGATACCTCTTTTCGATCCGCGGAATATCCTTGTGCTGACCAATGCCGGGTATGCGGATATCGTGCGGGAGAATTTGCCGGATCTGCCGTATGGGAACGTACTGGCTGAGCCGGCTGTGCGCGATACCGCCGGCGCGATCGGATTTGCTGCGACGGTCCTGAGCAAATATGATCCGAATGCCAGGATGGCCGTGGTCACTGCCGATCAACTTATAGAACCTACCGACGTTTTTCAGCAGGCTCTCAGTGATGGGCTTGAATACGTCAAAAAGAATCCTGATGCAATGATCACTTTCGGCATCCAGCCGACCTTTCCGAGTACTCAGCTTGGTTATATCAAGGTCGGTGAGCCGCATAAATGCGAATCCTGCACGAATGAAATATTTGACGTGGACAGTTTTAGTGAAAAGCCCGACATCGCAACGAGCCGTGAATATCTGAGCTCGGGCGAGTATCTCTGGAACAGCGGGATGTTCATTTGGCAGGCGAAGACGATCTTAAAGAATATCGAGAAATATCTGCCTGCTTCCAAGGAGCCGCTGAAACGGATTTTTGCGGCGTGGGACGGGCCCCGGCAGGAAGATGTACTCAAAGAGTGGTTCATAAAGATGCCCAAGATCAGCATCGATTATGGTGTTATGGAGCAGGCTGAAAATGTGAAGGCTATTCGGCTCAACTGCAGCTGGCGTGATATGGGGTCTTTCTCAGCTTTGGCGGATATCATCAGTTCTGATGAGAACAATAATATCGTCGTTGCCGGGCAGAGCGAACTGATAGACAGCAAGAATAATATTCTCGTGACGGAGGATGAGGACCATCTTATCGCTGTTATCGGCCTGGAAAATATGGTTGTGGCTCATAGTCCGGATGCTACCCTGGTGTGTCCGATGGATGAGGCGCATCGGCTTAAGGAACTGCTCGAAGTCGTCAAACAGCATGGTGGAGAGAAATACCTTTAGGGATTTTCAATGCGGTTTCTGGCAGTAGATTTCGGGGAAAAACGGACCGGGCTGGCGGTCTGTGATGAGAAGGAGACTATGGCATTTCCACTTACGGTCCTTGAAGGCCAGGGCGGGCTTGCGAATCGAATTGCGAAAATTGCTAAGGAGGAGCAGGCTCAGGGTTTCGTGATGGGGCTTCCTCTCAATATGGACGGCACTGAGGGCGATCGTGCCGCTAGAGTGCGTCATTTCACCGAAAAACTTTCGCAGGTTACTGATCTTCCGGTCTTTTTTCACGATGAAAGACTTAGCAGTTTCGAGGCGGAGAACAAGCTGGCAGGGCATCTTACCCGGAAAAAGAAGAAAAAACATCTGGATGCTGTGGCAGCGGCGGGTATTCTCGAGTCATTTCTGCAGAAACGGCGAGAAATGCCGGAAGATTAGAGGCTACAAGCAGCTTTGCTTCATTTGCTCATTTTATGCCTTTCTTGTGGAGTTTTAAACAAATCAATACGTCTATGCATTTTAAGCTGGCGGTTGGCGAGCTTTTGCGTAATAATAAAAGAGTAGACGCAGAGCGGGAATTGTTGAGTTGAGAGAGGTGTAACAATGGAAAAGACCAGACACGCCAAACTGAATCTCGACCGCGTTGATAATGCAGATCGGCTTGCTGAAAGGGCACTGGATGTCTTTTGTGAGGATGCAAGTCGGGCGATCCAGGAAAAGGGGGTTTTTACAGTCGCGTTATCCGGGGGGCACACACCTGTTCGTTTTTTCGAGCTTCTGGGAAGCAGCGAGCAGGCGAATTCTGTTAAATGGGACAGTGTGCATCTGTTCTGGGTCGATGAGCGTTTTGTTTCTCCCGATTCTGAAGATAGCAATTACGGGTTGGCTGCGAGCACGTTTTTGGATAAGGTCGGTATACCGGAGCAAAATATACACCGTATAAGCGGTGAAGAGACCGAGTACTCCAAAGCTGTCGATCAGTACGAAGACCAGATAAAGAGCGTGTTTGATCTTGCAGCGGGTGAGAAGCCGCAGTTCGACTTACTGGTATTGGGAATGGGTGCAGACGGCCACATAGGGTCGCTTTATCCCAATTCTGTGGTGCTTTTTGATACCGAGGATATAGTCAGCCCGGTATATTTCATGGGGGAAAACATCAATCGCATTACGCTGACTTATCCTGTGATCCGCAAAGCTGAGCATATTCTCATAATGATATCCGGCCGGGGGAAGGCGGAAACATTGCGAGATGTGCTTACGAGTGAGCCGGATGAGGTACGCTATCCGGTGCATACACTCTGGCCTATTCTGGAAAAGGTGACCTGGCTGGTGGATCAAGAGGCGGCTCAATACCTTGAGGATTACTGAGGTATCACCAGCTCCATGCCGGGTCGAACGGCTTTGGGATCATCGATGTCGTTGGATTCCTGGATGAGCTTCCATTTGGACTGATTGCCGTAGTAGTCGCGGGCAATAGAAGATAGCGTTTCGCCTTTGGTGACGACATGCACTTTTTCATTCTTTGGGTTGGCGGATTCTGAATTCCGCTTTGTCGTATCGAGCGAATCAAAGAGGTCGTCCTCAGCGACTGCAGGGTGATCTTCACTCAGACCCCATTTCAGCGAGTTTTCCTGTGACTCTTTATCGTCCACGTCGGCAGGCATCTCATAGGTGCTGTGATCTATAGTGATCTCGTTGTTGCTTTGATTCTTTTCGAATGCCCGCTTCTGACGGCTTGCAAGGTCCTCGGTCGGCCACATGGATACTGTGACAGTAGCCGCAGTGGCGAACAGAAATCCTATGAGTATGCCGATTTTCAGATCACGTGGCATGATAATCAAAAAAGGGCCGCGGATCAGCATGACCCGCAGCCCTTTGCGATAACTCTCTTATTTAGTTTCACTTTCGGATTCAGCCGAACCTGTGAGCAGGATCGGAGCAGCTATTCCGATCGAAGAGTATGTACCCACGATAATACCGATCAGCATTGCAAAGGTGAAGCCTCGCAGACCTTCGCCGCCCCAGATGTACATAACAAGCACAACGACGAATGTTGTGAACGATGTCAAAAGGGTTCGCGAGATAGTCTGGTTGATGCTGTTGGATACTACGTGCGGCGTGAGTTTGCCCTTGCCGCGATTTTCACGGATACGGTCGAAGACAACGATCGTATCATTCAGCGAATAACCGATGATCGTCAGGAAGGCCGCGATCATTTCAAGATTGATCTTGAAGTCCATGATGCCGAGTGCTCTTCCAAGCGATGTTTTCGCGATGAAAGTACAGACCGTTACGGCACCGAGCGTTATGCACACGTCATGGATAAGGGCCGCTATCGCTGCAAATCCGTAGCGTGCTGTTCCGAACCGGATCCAGATGTAGGCTACGATAGCTATGAGCGAGAGCACGATGGCGATGATCGCACGAACCTTGGCCTGCTGTCCGATCGACGGATCGACCTGTGTTACGCGTGAGAGCGATTCTTCCATCGATGCTGCTGTGAGAACCTTGGACTTTTCGCCTTCAATGAAGCTCTGCCATTCATCTTCGCTGAACTCACGGTAACCAGCCTCGGGGTGTACGCTGACGTAGACAAATTCGCTCAGCTCTGTACCCGGCTCAGGTATGGTCATATCTTTCGCGAAGAGCTGCGAATTGTACCACTGCATGTTTGCCATTGTAGGCTTGAACCGAACATCAGCGAATCGGCTCTGGATCTCACCGAACGTGGCGGAATTGTCCAATTCAACAGTGATCATGACCCCGCCGAGGTATTCGCTGAGTTCAGGTGTAGCTTCCGTGATCTGTTCAGCGGCTGTGATCTGGGGTTCAAGATTTTCACGCACATCCAGCAGACCTTCGAAAGTATCACGGACTGCTTCACTGACTACCTCGTTGACTTCGATGCCCTCGATCGTGACGTTGTCACCGAAGGCTTCTTCGATGGTCTGAGAAACCAGAGGCTTGTTCACTGTAGTCGTCTTGACTGTGAACTGAGAATCCTGTTTGTTAACCTGCAGATCGTAGAGCGTGCCGGTATCGGACATCGCTTTTTGCAACTGGGCCTGCACGTTTTCGGTTGTGGCTTCAACGCCTTCGCCGAGTTCTATAGTTGCGACAGCATTGTTGGTTTCGGTGGTGCTGATCTGGAACTGATCGCCGCTTTCGCCGACGGTGTAGACTTTGGCCGTCTGCAGTGCGGGGCTGCCGATCTCTTCGCCTTTTTGGTGAATCATGGCAGCGATGTCATCGGTGGTAAGGCCGTGACCTTCCTTGAGATCGATCTGAACGCTTGTACCACCGGTGAATTCGATGTCGTACTTGCTGTTCGTCTGTTCGTCACGCAGGAAGAATACCGCAAGGCCGCCCACGATCAGGATAGTCGATACGGAGAAGAATACCTTCCGTACACTCATCCAGTTGATCTTTGGTGTGCCTACAAGCTGGAGCATGACCAGGTGGTCCTTGATAACCCGCTTGTCGAGCAGGAAGTTGAAGACGACCCGCGTTACGAACAGAGCCGTGAACATACTCGAGATGATACCGAGCATGAGTACGATCGCAAAGCCCTTGATCTCTTCCGATGCAACCATGTAAAGGATCAGGGCAACGAAGAACGTGGTTATGTTTGCGTCGAGAATGGTTCGGAA comes from the Anaerohalosphaera lusitana genome and includes:
- a CDS encoding ATP-dependent helicase, translated to MTRQAFTTDQLTESQRRAVFHKDGPLLVIAGPGSGKTRVITSRIAALIDAGVRPWNICAITFTNKAAEEMRERLAAGGGGEGVHTSTFHSLCVRLLRMYADAAGISNNFSIYDTDDQRRCVKEAIKNSNIDSKTFTPAKVLSAISNFKNDLETPEQILERADEFYLKTAGRVYEQYQKLLKKNNALDFDDLLINTAFLLRDNPDIRQALGNRYQYLLVDEYQDTNHAQYQIAKGLALEHRNICVTGDPDQSIYKWRGADIQNILMFEKDWPDAVVVKLEENFRSTPNILEMADVLIANNTQRKEKRLVATHDRGADAEIECYGDGLEESVEVAGKIQALIEEGADPNEIAVFYRVNSMSRTVEEAFVRQQIPYQVVRGVEFYARKEIRDMLSYMKVIANPSDDMALLRAVGTHSRGIGKMTLSRVQHYASQYGITMFNAMNQADAIDTITPRTQTKVKAFAAMIEKWRADADGPVAPLMERVFDESGLLDSLRAGGEDEESAIENIDELINSASRYDEMTEEPSLIDYLQSIALYSDTDAYDAEAGRVSLMTLHAAKGLEFDNVFIIGLEEGLLPHERSLVGGEEELEEERRLFFVGITRARKVLHISHARYRTMRGQHLRTTPSKFLYEIGYTPKEEQFESYTYDTEFSQVAPSGFGSKIEKKEAPFRTGELVEHRKFGTGRVKEFQDMGDNSIIVVRFQSGQVKTLMLKYANLTKLSG
- a CDS encoding alpha-L-fucosidase, with protein sequence MRKLYWLHTFVVLVVLFSVSNAFAVEPSESSGWPNLAEVRSNRAERMEWWRDARFGMFIHFGLYSVPAGEWNGQQYGGYSEWLPQGIPTAQWEKLTDRFNPTDFDADEWVLLAKQAGMKYIVITTKHHEGFALWDSKASDYDVQATPFKRDIMKELAEACRRHDMKLGWYHSVLDWHHPDYLPRRAVDKRSTDDADYDRYISYMKAQLRELLTNYGDIAVLWFDGGWDHGPRQHRAWEICDMAYELQPDIIINDRIGLPMDYDTPEQRIPRGASDRPWETCMTITSSWGYNKGARDWKDAKALIRNLVDIASKGGNYLLNVGPTGEGVIPPQSADRLREIGEWLEINGRSIYGTKGSIFRSTDSTRWGRCTTRMTGDGTTLVYLHVFDWPSGSSLSIPELGNLPDEAYLLADRDAKLTARKAGKGISIDLAEVESAVNSVDTVVVLEYAEQKPVTFHPPRIESVSEMFIDDLTLKLSSEPGLQIRYTLDGSDVTSQSKLYVEPFAISTSITVKAASFYGDHLVCEQVEKEFEKVKPAEAVKLEQARPGLEYKYYEYDGEVKTLSDIDRDNTTGFGVTTQVDLERRKRQEEFAMIFEGYISVPATDVYDFELISDDGSRLTVAGREVVDNDGLHSREAKHGSIALEKGLQRVRVEYFNGLGGAELELRSGSAGKKADKVSGDRLFH
- a CDS encoding glucose-6-phosphate isomerase, producing the protein MGKPRVQLYYKNVTADIIGRKHGINAEQFQELANQTKPVISELNQMRESGQVAYRDLPYNEDYPRQVKEIAGELEGKYENFVVLGIGGSALGNIALQTALNPYMYNLDEKQRAGRPRLFVFDNVDPAQLASFLNWVDDKLDKTVFNVISKSGRTAETAAQFLTIRNVLLEKLGEKGYREQVVATTDSKQGTMRTITDDAGFKSLEVPDGVGGRWSVLSPVGLLSAAVCGIDIDELLEGARSMDERVKTEDFFKNPAAINAAVNWNYYNCGKRISVMMPYSYNLKDMSDWYRQLWAESLGKSKDLRGHDIFVGPTPVKALGTTDQHSQVQLYREGPNDKLFTFLQVNEFENDITIGGNPDCAPELGYLGGAKMSKLLNSEKIATEYALLKDKRPCMTVMFDKIDAHAVGEFIYLFEVTTSLAGLLFGIDAYDQPAVELGKEATFALMGREGFTDMAKDISPVAEIDDSFLI
- a CDS encoding mannose-1-phosphate guanylyltransferase, producing the protein MDYAVIMAGGTGKRLWPLSRKSRPKQVLKLIEGNTLLRRCYDRLIPLFDPRNILVLTNAGYADIVRENLPDLPYGNVLAEPAVRDTAGAIGFAATVLSKYDPNARMAVVTADQLIEPTDVFQQALSDGLEYVKKNPDAMITFGIQPTFPSTQLGYIKVGEPHKCESCTNEIFDVDSFSEKPDIATSREYLSSGEYLWNSGMFIWQAKTILKNIEKYLPASKEPLKRIFAAWDGPRQEDVLKEWFIKMPKISIDYGVMEQAENVKAIRLNCSWRDMGSFSALADIISSDENNNIVVAGQSELIDSKNNILVTEDEDHLIAVIGLENMVVAHSPDATLVCPMDEAHRLKELLEVVKQHGGEKYL
- the ruvX gene encoding Holliday junction resolvase RuvX — its product is MRFLAVDFGEKRTGLAVCDEKETMAFPLTVLEGQGGLANRIAKIAKEEQAQGFVMGLPLNMDGTEGDRAARVRHFTEKLSQVTDLPVFFHDERLSSFEAENKLAGHLTRKKKKKHLDAVAAAGILESFLQKRREMPED
- the pgl gene encoding 6-phosphogluconolactonase; its protein translation is MEKTRHAKLNLDRVDNADRLAERALDVFCEDASRAIQEKGVFTVALSGGHTPVRFFELLGSSEQANSVKWDSVHLFWVDERFVSPDSEDSNYGLAASTFLDKVGIPEQNIHRISGEETEYSKAVDQYEDQIKSVFDLAAGEKPQFDLLVLGMGADGHIGSLYPNSVVLFDTEDIVSPVYFMGENINRITLTYPVIRKAEHILIMISGRGKAETLRDVLTSEPDEVRYPVHTLWPILEKVTWLVDQEAAQYLEDY
- a CDS encoding LysM peptidoglycan-binding domain-containing protein; its protein translation is MIIMPRDLKIGILIGFLFATAATVTVSMWPTEDLASRQKRAFEKNQSNNEITIDHSTYEMPADVDDKESQENSLKWGLSEDHPAVAEDDLFDSLDTTKRNSESANPKNEKVHVVTKGETLSSIARDYYGNQSKWKLIQESNDIDDPKAVRPGMELVIPQ